From Salmo salar chromosome ssa04, Ssal_v3.1, whole genome shotgun sequence, one genomic window encodes:
- the LOC106603491 gene encoding protein FAM114A2 isoform X1 — translation MSCHWRSGEAPSDPAGSSEFAEPFAEKEAPLRKPMPVTLTDSAQQTPDSSPQIPTGDSTTDNSTDVAPTRKERKTRKRPEPKPPVEVQETQEEKPKVEEEPVKAPSELTVARGGWGYWGSWGKSLMSTASATVATVGQGITQAIEKAETSLGIPSSTELSAPIREEDKQGGEPSNETDKGEGDGASAMGSAMGMFSSLSSVVQSTGKTVLTGSLDALEFIGKKTMDVIAEGDPGFKKTKGLMIKTNTLSQVLREAKEREEHQTAEEVSSDTEKKAHYGMLFDEFQGLAHLEALEILSRESESKVKSVLTTLSGEELAQLKEDLKLIKEPFSLVEFDDEEVEEKKDEDGAEFLRELTEALDGLHISTTADKLGKVSKNACDQIAQMTKPIKEEERNEEEVAKTYTVENVHSSAIKSLAELTARSIEQFHKVAEMILLCTSQKVTTLEQAKILSQITIVLCKEISLLSKKFTSCLTTIGSNEKGDVLNPLITGVFLEASNSASYIQDSFQLLMPVLEVSHIQSSADSNQQ, via the exons atgtcttgtcattggaggagtgg CGAAGCCCCCAGTGACCCTGCTGGGAGTTCTGAGTTCGCAGAGCCATTCGCAGAGAAAGAGGCCCCACTGCGGAAACCCATGCCTGTGACACTAACAGACAGTGCTCAACAGACACCAGACAGCTCTCCACAGATACCAACAGGAGACAGCACCACTGATAACTCCACAGATGTCGCCCCAACCaggaaggaaaggaagaccaGGAAAAGACCAGAGCCAAAACCTCCAGTTGAAGTCCAGGAGACCCAGGAGGAGAAACCCAAAGTAGAAGAAGAGCCAGTCAAA gCACCCAGTGAGTTGACAGTAGCCCGGGGAGGATGGGGCTACTGGGGGAGCTGGGGAAAGTCCCTCATGTCAACGGCCTCAGCCACTGTGGCCACTGTAG GCCAAGGGATCACCCAGGCTATTGAGAAGGCAGAGACTTCACTGGGAATCCCCAGCTCCACAGAGCTGTCTGCACCAATTAGAGAGGAGGACAAACAAGGAG GTGAACCcagtaatgagactgataaaGGGGAAGGAGATGGAGCATCAGCCATGGGAAGCGCCATGGGAATGTTCTCATCCCTCAGCAGTGTTGTTCAAAGCACT GGGAAAACAGTCCTAACAGGGAGTTTGGATGCCTTGGAGTTCATAGGCAAGAAGACCATGGATGTCATAGCAGAGGGAGATCCAGGTTTCAAGAAAACAAAGGGTCTGATGATCAAGACTAACACTCTTTCTCAG GTCTTACGGGAGGCCAAGGAGCGTGAGGAGCATCAAACAGCCGAGGAGGTTTCCTCCGACACGGAAAAGAAGGCCCATTACGGAATGCTGTTCGATGAATTCCAGGGCCTAGCCCACTTGGAAGCTCTGGAGATTCTCTCCAGGGAGAGTGAGTCAAAG gTGAAGTCTGTTCTAACCACTCTGTCTGGAGAGGAGCTGGCCCAACTCAAAGAGGACCTGAAGCTCATCAAGGAACCCTTCTCTCTGGTAGAGTTTGACGACGAGGAGGTGGAAGAAAAGAAAG ATGAAGATGGCGCTGAGTTTCTGAGGGAATTAACAGAGGCCCTTGATGGACTACACATATCCACAACAGCTGACAAACTTGGCAAG GTGAGTAAGAATGCATGTGACCAGATTGCCCAAATGACCAAACCCATAAAGGAAGAAGAAAGGAATGAAGAGGAAGTGGCAAAAACATATACTGTTGAG AATGTCCACTCGTCGGCCATCAAAAGCCTGGCTGAGCTAACAGCCAGATCCATAGAGCAGTTCCACAAAGTGGCCGAGATGATCCTGCTCTGTACCAGCCAGAAGGTCACCACTTTGGAGCAGGCCAAAATCCTCTCGCA AATAACAATTGTTTTGTGTAAAGAGATATCACTACTTTCCAAGAAGTTCACCTCCTGTTTAACTACAATAGGG
- the LOC106603491 gene encoding protein FAM114A2 isoform X2 — protein sequence MSDSEAPSDPAGSSEFAEPFAEKEAPLRKPMPVTLTDSAQQTPDSSPQIPTGDSTTDNSTDVAPTRKERKTRKRPEPKPPVEVQETQEEKPKVEEEPVKAPSELTVARGGWGYWGSWGKSLMSTASATVATVGQGITQAIEKAETSLGIPSSTELSAPIREEDKQGGEPSNETDKGEGDGASAMGSAMGMFSSLSSVVQSTGKTVLTGSLDALEFIGKKTMDVIAEGDPGFKKTKGLMIKTNTLSQVLREAKEREEHQTAEEVSSDTEKKAHYGMLFDEFQGLAHLEALEILSRESESKVKSVLTTLSGEELAQLKEDLKLIKEPFSLVEFDDEEVEEKKDEDGAEFLRELTEALDGLHISTTADKLGKVSKNACDQIAQMTKPIKEEERNEEEVAKTYTVENVHSSAIKSLAELTARSIEQFHKVAEMILLCTSQKVTTLEQAKILSQITIVLCKEISLLSKKFTSCLTTIGSNEKGDVLNPLITGVFLEASNSASYIQDSFQLLMPVLEVSHIQSSADSNQQ from the exons ATGTCGGACAGCGAAGCCCCCAGTGACCCTGCTGGGAGTTCTGAGTTCGCAGAGCCATTCGCAGAGAAAGAGGCCCCACTGCGGAAACCCATGCCTGTGACACTAACAGACAGTGCTCAACAGACACCAGACAGCTCTCCACAGATACCAACAGGAGACAGCACCACTGATAACTCCACAGATGTCGCCCCAACCaggaaggaaaggaagaccaGGAAAAGACCAGAGCCAAAACCTCCAGTTGAAGTCCAGGAGACCCAGGAGGAGAAACCCAAAGTAGAAGAAGAGCCAGTCAAA gCACCCAGTGAGTTGACAGTAGCCCGGGGAGGATGGGGCTACTGGGGGAGCTGGGGAAAGTCCCTCATGTCAACGGCCTCAGCCACTGTGGCCACTGTAG GCCAAGGGATCACCCAGGCTATTGAGAAGGCAGAGACTTCACTGGGAATCCCCAGCTCCACAGAGCTGTCTGCACCAATTAGAGAGGAGGACAAACAAGGAG GTGAACCcagtaatgagactgataaaGGGGAAGGAGATGGAGCATCAGCCATGGGAAGCGCCATGGGAATGTTCTCATCCCTCAGCAGTGTTGTTCAAAGCACT GGGAAAACAGTCCTAACAGGGAGTTTGGATGCCTTGGAGTTCATAGGCAAGAAGACCATGGATGTCATAGCAGAGGGAGATCCAGGTTTCAAGAAAACAAAGGGTCTGATGATCAAGACTAACACTCTTTCTCAG GTCTTACGGGAGGCCAAGGAGCGTGAGGAGCATCAAACAGCCGAGGAGGTTTCCTCCGACACGGAAAAGAAGGCCCATTACGGAATGCTGTTCGATGAATTCCAGGGCCTAGCCCACTTGGAAGCTCTGGAGATTCTCTCCAGGGAGAGTGAGTCAAAG gTGAAGTCTGTTCTAACCACTCTGTCTGGAGAGGAGCTGGCCCAACTCAAAGAGGACCTGAAGCTCATCAAGGAACCCTTCTCTCTGGTAGAGTTTGACGACGAGGAGGTGGAAGAAAAGAAAG ATGAAGATGGCGCTGAGTTTCTGAGGGAATTAACAGAGGCCCTTGATGGACTACACATATCCACAACAGCTGACAAACTTGGCAAG GTGAGTAAGAATGCATGTGACCAGATTGCCCAAATGACCAAACCCATAAAGGAAGAAGAAAGGAATGAAGAGGAAGTGGCAAAAACATATACTGTTGAG AATGTCCACTCGTCGGCCATCAAAAGCCTGGCTGAGCTAACAGCCAGATCCATAGAGCAGTTCCACAAAGTGGCCGAGATGATCCTGCTCTGTACCAGCCAGAAGGTCACCACTTTGGAGCAGGCCAAAATCCTCTCGCA AATAACAATTGTTTTGTGTAAAGAGATATCACTACTTTCCAAGAAGTTCACCTCCTGTTTAACTACAATAGGG